The Solibacillus sp. FSL W7-1464 genome contains a region encoding:
- the rpoB gene encoding DNA-directed RNA polymerase subunit beta → MNELTGQLVQYGQHRQRRSFARISEVLELPNLIEIQTASYEWFLEEGLREMFHDISPIEDFTGNLSLEFVDYTLGDPKYDVDECKERDVTYAAPLRVKVRLHNKETNEVKEQDVFMGDFPLMTETGTFIINGAERVIVSQLVRSPSVYFHEKTDKNGKKGFGATVIPNRGAWLEYETDAKDVVYVRIDRTRKLPVTVLLRALGFGSDQEILDIIGDNEYLRNTLEKDNTEGTEKALLEIYERLRPGEPPTVESAKNLLYSRFFDAKRYDLANVGRYKMNKKLHIKNRLFNQTIAETLVDPDTGEIIVEAGTLLDRRNLDKLIPYLESGVGFRTLNQVGGVLEDDITIQSVKIFAPNDEAQKEINVISNAYVDEEVKNITPADVLASVSYFFNLLYDVGNTDDIDHLGNRRLRSVGELLQNQFRIGLSRMERVVRERMSINDTAAIVPQQLINIRPVIASIKEFFGSSQLSQFMDQTNPLAELTHKRRLSALGPGGLTRERAGMEVRDVHYSHYGRMCPIETPEGPNIGLINSLSSFAKVNKFGFIETPYRRVDPETGAVTSEIHYLTADEEDNYVVAQANSILNEDGTFANEEVVGRFRGDNTVFSKDRIDYMDVSPKQVVSAATACIPFLENDDSNRALMGANMQRQAVPLLYPNAPFVGTGMEHVDARDSGAAVVAKFDGIVEHVEARSIHVRRIESVDGKEVKGDLTKYKLQKFIRSNQGTSYNQRPIVKVGDRVKPRDILADGPSMEKGELALGQNVLVAFMTWDGFNYEDAVIMSERLVKDDVYTSVHIEEYESESRDTKLGPEEITRDIPNVGEDALRNLDDRGIIRIGAEVRDGDILVGKVTPKGVTELTAEERLLHAIFGEKAREVRDTSLRVPHGAGGIILDVKVFNREDGDELPPGVNQLVRAYIVQKRKIRVGDKMAGRHGNKGVISRILPEEDMPFMPDGTPVDIMLNPLGVPSRMNIGQVLELHLGMASRYLGIHMASPVFDGANEADVWETMEEAGMNRDGKTILYDGRSGEPFDSRVSVGVMYMIKLAHMVDDKLHARSTGPYSLVTQQPLGGKAQFGGQRFGEMEVWALEAYGAAYTLQEILTVKSDDVVGRVKTYEAIVKGESVPEPGVPESFKVLIKELQSLGMDVKMLTINDEEVELRDLDDEDEVAAPVERSNDKEEDPVESFE, encoded by the coding sequence GTGAATGAGTTGACAGGTCAACTAGTTCAGTACGGACAACACCGCCAGCGTAGAAGCTTTGCGCGTATTAGTGAGGTGCTGGAACTTCCGAATCTAATCGAAATCCAAACAGCATCTTATGAGTGGTTCCTTGAAGAAGGGTTGCGCGAGATGTTCCACGACATTTCTCCAATCGAAGATTTTACAGGTAATCTTTCATTAGAATTCGTCGACTATACTTTAGGAGATCCTAAGTATGATGTGGATGAGTGTAAAGAGCGTGACGTTACTTATGCTGCACCATTACGTGTAAAAGTACGTTTGCACAACAAAGAAACAAACGAAGTGAAAGAGCAAGATGTCTTTATGGGTGACTTCCCATTAATGACAGAAACAGGTACGTTTATTATTAACGGTGCTGAGCGTGTTATCGTTTCACAGTTAGTTCGTTCTCCAAGTGTATACTTCCACGAAAAAACGGATAAAAACGGTAAAAAAGGCTTTGGTGCAACGGTTATTCCTAACCGTGGTGCATGGCTTGAATATGAAACAGATGCTAAAGACGTTGTATATGTACGTATCGATCGTACACGTAAATTACCGGTAACAGTACTTTTACGTGCATTAGGTTTTGGCTCGGATCAAGAAATTTTAGATATCATTGGAGACAATGAATATTTACGTAATACGTTAGAAAAAGATAATACGGAAGGTACTGAAAAGGCCCTTCTTGAAATCTACGAACGTTTACGTCCAGGTGAACCACCAACAGTTGAATCTGCGAAGAACTTATTATATTCTCGCTTCTTTGACGCAAAACGCTATGATTTAGCGAATGTTGGTCGTTACAAAATGAACAAAAAGCTTCACATCAAAAATCGTTTATTCAACCAAACGATTGCAGAAACATTAGTGGATCCTGATACAGGAGAAATTATCGTAGAAGCAGGTACATTATTAGACCGCCGTAATTTGGATAAGTTAATTCCTTATTTGGAGAGTGGTGTAGGTTTCCGTACATTAAACCAAGTTGGTGGTGTATTGGAAGATGATATTACAATCCAGTCGGTTAAAATCTTTGCACCAAATGATGAAGCACAAAAAGAAATTAACGTTATTTCAAACGCCTATGTAGATGAAGAAGTGAAAAATATTACTCCGGCCGATGTATTGGCTTCTGTATCTTACTTCTTCAACTTATTATATGACGTTGGTAACACTGATGATATTGACCATTTAGGTAACCGTCGTTTACGTTCTGTTGGTGAATTACTGCAAAACCAATTCCGTATCGGTTTATCTCGTATGGAACGTGTAGTACGTGAGCGTATGTCAATTAACGACACAGCTGCAATCGTACCACAACAATTAATCAATATCCGTCCTGTTATCGCTTCAATTAAAGAGTTCTTCGGTAGCTCTCAATTGTCTCAGTTCATGGACCAAACTAACCCATTAGCAGAGTTAACGCATAAGCGTCGTCTATCTGCATTAGGGCCTGGTGGTTTAACACGTGAGCGTGCTGGTATGGAAGTACGTGACGTTCACTACTCTCACTATGGCCGTATGTGTCCGATCGAGACTCCAGAGGGACCGAACATCGGTCTTATTAACTCATTATCTTCATTTGCAAAAGTTAACAAGTTTGGCTTCATCGAAACACCGTACCGCCGCGTTGATCCGGAAACAGGTGCTGTAACGAGTGAAATCCATTACTTAACTGCTGACGAAGAAGATAACTATGTAGTTGCACAAGCGAACTCAATCTTAAATGAAGACGGTACTTTCGCGAATGAAGAAGTTGTTGGACGTTTCCGTGGTGACAACACAGTATTCTCTAAAGATCGTATCGACTACATGGATGTATCGCCTAAACAAGTAGTATCTGCTGCGACAGCGTGTATTCCGTTCTTAGAAAACGATGACTCAAACCGTGCGTTAATGGGAGCGAACATGCAACGTCAAGCTGTTCCGCTACTATATCCAAACGCACCATTCGTTGGAACAGGTATGGAGCACGTAGATGCACGTGATTCAGGTGCTGCTGTAGTAGCTAAATTCGATGGTATTGTTGAACATGTAGAAGCACGTTCAATTCACGTACGTCGTATTGAGTCAGTAGATGGTAAAGAAGTAAAAGGCGATTTAACAAAATATAAATTACAAAAATTCATTCGTTCTAACCAAGGTACATCTTATAACCAACGTCCAATCGTAAAAGTTGGCGACCGTGTAAAACCTCGTGATATTTTAGCTGATGGTCCATCTATGGAAAAAGGCGAATTAGCACTTGGTCAAAACGTACTTGTTGCGTTCATGACATGGGACGGCTTCAACTACGAGGATGCTGTAATTATGAGCGAACGCCTTGTTAAAGACGATGTATATACTTCTGTTCATATTGAAGAATATGAATCAGAGTCTCGTGATACTAAGCTTGGACCTGAAGAAATCACACGTGATATTCCAAACGTGGGTGAAGATGCACTTCGTAACTTGGACGACCGCGGAATTATCCGTATCGGTGCAGAAGTTCGCGACGGTGACATTCTAGTAGGTAAAGTTACGCCTAAAGGAGTTACAGAGTTAACTGCGGAAGAGCGTTTATTACATGCTATCTTCGGTGAAAAAGCTCGTGAAGTACGTGATACGTCTCTACGTGTACCACACGGAGCCGGCGGTATCATTTTAGATGTTAAAGTATTCAACCGTGAAGACGGCGATGAATTACCACCAGGTGTAAACCAATTAGTTCGTGCTTATATTGTTCAAAAACGTAAAATCCGCGTTGGTGACAAAATGGCCGGACGTCACGGTAACAAGGGTGTAATTTCACGCATCTTACCGGAAGAGGATATGCCGTTCATGCCGGACGGAACACCAGTAGATATCATGCTTAACCCACTAGGGGTACCTTCTCGTATGAACATCGGACAAGTGCTTGAGCTACACTTAGGTATGGCTTCTCGTTACTTAGGAATTCACATGGCGTCACCAGTATTCGATGGTGCCAATGAAGCCGATGTTTGGGAAACGATGGAAGAAGCTGGTATGAACCGTGACGGTAAAACAATTCTTTATGATGGACGTTCAGGTGAGCCATTCGATAGCCGCGTTTCTGTTGGTGTCATGTATATGATCAAACTAGCGCACATGGTTGACGATAAACTTCATGCACGTTCAACTGGACCTTACTCATTAGTTACGCAACAGCCGCTTGGTGGTAAAGCACAATTCGGTGGTCAGCGCTTCGGTGAGATGGAGGTTTGGGCACTAGAAGCATACGGTGCTGCTTACACGTTACAAGAGATTTTAACTGTAAAATCGGATGACGTTGTAGGTCGTGTGAAAACATACGAAGCAATCGTAAAAGGTGAAAGTGTTCCAGAACCAGGTGTTCCAGAATCATTTAAAGTATTAATTAAAGAACTTCAATCATTAGGTATGGATGTGAAGATGCTTACAATCAACGACGAGGAAGTGGAATTACGCGACCTTGACGATGAAGATGAAGTAGCTGCACCAGTCGAAAGATCTAATGATAAAGAAGAAGACCCAGTAGAATCATTTGAATAA
- a CDS encoding class I SAM-dependent methyltransferase — MSEHYYSNKPQTESKPRQWKFTLLGNTFTFETDTGVFSKSEVDFGSRVLIDVFEMPKIDGVLLDVGCGYGPIGLSIAKNNPEREVYMMDINSRAVSLSQKNAQLNGVQNVRIFESDGLAAVEPGMKVAAVLTNPPIRAGKETIFKFYDGAYELLAENGELWIVIQKKQGAPSTMSHLEEMFSEVDVVEKKKGYWIIRAKK, encoded by the coding sequence ATGTCTGAACATTATTATTCAAATAAGCCTCAAACTGAGAGTAAACCACGCCAATGGAAATTCACTTTATTAGGCAATACATTTACGTTTGAAACGGATACGGGTGTATTCAGTAAAAGCGAAGTAGATTTTGGTTCCCGTGTACTAATCGATGTGTTTGAAATGCCTAAAATTGATGGTGTTTTGCTTGATGTAGGTTGTGGCTATGGACCGATCGGATTATCGATTGCAAAAAACAACCCTGAGCGTGAAGTATACATGATGGATATTAATTCACGAGCAGTTAGTTTGTCTCAAAAAAATGCCCAGCTTAACGGGGTTCAAAATGTACGTATTTTTGAAAGCGATGGATTAGCCGCTGTTGAACCTGGAATGAAAGTAGCCGCAGTATTAACAAATCCTCCAATTCGTGCTGGTAAAGAAACAATCTTCAAGTTTTATGACGGTGCATATGAATTGTTAGCGGAAAATGGTGAGCTGTGGATTGTCATTCAGAAGAAGCAAGGGGCTCCATCAACGATGAGTCATTTAGAAGAAATGTTTTCAGAAGTAGATGTCGTTGAGAAGAAAAAAGGATATTGGATTATTCGTGCAAAAAAATAA
- the rplL gene encoding 50S ribosomal protein L7/L12: MNNEQILEAIKAMTVLELNDLVKAIEEEFGVTAAAPVAVVAGGAAGAAEEKTEFDVVLASAGGEKIKVIKVVREITGLGLKEAKEVVDNAPKALKEGVSKDEAEAIKAKLEEVGASVEVK; encoded by the coding sequence ATGAACAATGAGCAAATCTTAGAAGCTATCAAAGCTATGACAGTTCTAGAATTAAACGATTTAGTAAAAGCAATCGAAGAAGAATTCGGTGTAACAGCTGCTGCTCCAGTAGCAGTAGTTGCTGGTGGTGCTGCAGGCGCTGCTGAAGAAAAAACTGAGTTTGACGTAGTACTAGCTTCTGCTGGTGGAGAAAAAATTAAAGTAATCAAAGTGGTTCGTGAAATCACTGGTTTAGGCTTAAAAGAAGCTAAAGAAGTTGTAGATAACGCTCCTAAAGCTCTTAAAGAAGGCGTTTCTAAAGACGAAGCTGAAGCTATCAAAGCTAAACTTGAAGAAGTTGGCGCTTCAGTAGAAGTTAAATAA
- the rplJ gene encoding 50S ribosomal protein L10, whose translation MSKAIETKKVQVQEIADKFSAAGSVVVVDYRGLTVAQVTELRKQLREAGVEFKVYKNTLTRRAAEAAGLEGINEFLTGPNAIAFSNEDVVAPAKIINEFAKKNEALEIKAGIIEGTVASVEDVKALAELPSREGLLSMLLSVLQAPVRNFALATKAVADQKEEQGA comes from the coding sequence ATGAGCAAAGCAATCGAAACTAAAAAAGTTCAAGTTCAAGAAATCGCTGATAAATTCTCTGCTGCTGGTTCTGTAGTAGTAGTAGATTACCGTGGTTTAACTGTAGCGCAAGTAACTGAATTACGTAAGCAATTACGTGAAGCAGGTGTTGAGTTCAAAGTTTACAAAAACACTTTAACTCGCCGTGCTGCTGAAGCTGCTGGTTTAGAAGGAATCAATGAATTCTTAACTGGTCCTAACGCTATCGCATTCTCTAACGAGGACGTAGTAGCTCCTGCTAAAATTATTAACGAATTCGCTAAGAAAAACGAAGCGTTAGAAATTAAAGCTGGTATCATCGAAGGTACTGTGGCATCAGTTGAAGACGTTAAAGCTCTTGCAGAACTTCCATCTCGCGAAGGTCTATTATCAATGCTTTTATCTGTACTTCAAGCTCCAGTGCGCAACTTCGCACTTGCAACAAAAGCTGTTGCAGATCAAAAAGAAGAGCAAGGCGCTTAA
- the rplA gene encoding 50S ribosomal protein L1, translating to MAKKGKKLQEAVKLIDRATLYSVEEAVALAQKTSTVNFDATVEVAFKLGIDTRKNDQQIRGAVVLPHGTGKTQRVLVFAKGDKLKEAEAAGADYVGDAEYIQKIQQGWFDFDVIVATPDMMGEVGKLGRVLGPKGLMPNPKTGTVTFDVTKAIEEIKAGKVEYRAEKAGIIHAPIGKVSFETEKLVENFLAVFEVVQKAKPAASKGTYMKSVNVTTTMGPAVKVDAANVTVK from the coding sequence ATGGCTAAAAAAGGTAAAAAGCTGCAAGAAGCAGTTAAGTTAATCGACCGCGCTACTTTATACTCTGTTGAAGAAGCAGTAGCATTAGCGCAAAAAACAAGCACTGTAAACTTCGACGCAACAGTAGAAGTAGCATTCAAATTAGGTATCGATACTCGTAAAAACGACCAACAAATCCGTGGTGCGGTAGTATTACCACACGGTACTGGTAAAACTCAACGCGTATTAGTTTTCGCAAAAGGCGATAAACTTAAAGAAGCAGAAGCTGCTGGCGCAGACTATGTAGGCGATGCAGAATACATCCAAAAAATCCAACAAGGTTGGTTTGATTTCGATGTAATCGTTGCAACTCCTGACATGATGGGTGAAGTTGGTAAATTAGGTCGTGTATTAGGTCCTAAAGGTTTAATGCCAAACCCTAAAACAGGTACAGTTACATTTGACGTAACAAAAGCAATCGAAGAAATCAAGGCTGGTAAAGTAGAATACCGTGCTGAAAAAGCTGGTATCATCCACGCACCAATCGGTAAAGTTTCTTTCGAAACAGAAAAATTAGTAGAAAACTTCTTAGCAGTATTTGAAGTAGTTCAAAAAGCTAAGCCAGCTGCATCAAAAGGTACTTACATGAAGTCTGTAAATGTTACAACTACAATGGGTCCTGCTGTAAAAGTTGACGCTGCTAACGTAACAGTTAAGTAA
- the rplK gene encoding 50S ribosomal protein L11, producing MAKKVIKVVKLQIPAGKANPAPPVGPALGQAGVNIMGFCKEFNARTADQAGLIIPVEISVFEDRSFTFITKTPPAAVLLKVAAGIQSGSGEPNRKKVATVKRDKVREIAEQKMPDLNAASVEAAMLMVEGTARSMGITIED from the coding sequence GTGGCTAAAAAAGTTATTAAAGTTGTAAAACTTCAAATCCCTGCTGGTAAAGCAAACCCAGCGCCACCGGTTGGTCCTGCATTAGGTCAAGCAGGTGTAAACATTATGGGATTCTGTAAAGAATTTAACGCTCGTACTGCTGATCAAGCTGGTCTTATCATTCCAGTTGAAATTTCAGTATTTGAAGACCGTTCATTCACTTTTATTACGAAAACTCCGCCAGCTGCAGTATTACTTAAAGTAGCTGCTGGTATCCAATCTGGATCTGGTGAACCAAATCGTAAAAAAGTTGCAACGGTTAAACGTGATAAAGTTCGCGAAATCGCTGAACAAAAAATGCCAGACCTTAACGCTGCTTCAGTTGAAGCTGCTATGTTAATGGTTGAAGGTACTGCGCGAAGCATGGGTATTACGATCGAAGACTAA
- the nusG gene encoding transcription termination/antitermination protein NusG: MEKNWYVVHTYSGYENRVKANLEKRVETMGMQDKIFRVIVAEHEEIDVKEDGKKKAVMRKIFPGYVLVELIMTDDAWYVVRNTPGVTGFIGSSGGGVKPTPLLPEEAERLLAQMGMNESLLGEVEISVGEVVEVLEGPFAHFQGRVEEVDYDKAKLKVLVDMFGRETVMELDFNQVQKI, encoded by the coding sequence ATGGAGAAAAATTGGTATGTTGTTCATACGTATTCCGGTTATGAAAACCGAGTGAAAGCAAATCTTGAAAAACGCGTGGAAACGATGGGAATGCAAGATAAAATTTTCCGTGTAATCGTAGCTGAACACGAAGAAATCGATGTAAAAGAAGACGGTAAGAAAAAAGCGGTAATGCGAAAAATTTTCCCGGGTTACGTTTTAGTAGAATTGATTATGACGGATGATGCTTGGTATGTTGTGCGTAATACGCCTGGTGTTACAGGATTTATCGGTTCTTCAGGCGGTGGTGTAAAACCGACTCCGTTATTACCGGAAGAAGCGGAACGTCTGCTTGCGCAAATGGGTATGAACGAATCCTTATTAGGTGAAGTGGAGATTTCTGTTGGTGAAGTTGTAGAAGTTCTTGAAGGACCTTTTGCACACTTCCAAGGCCGCGTAGAAGAAGTAGATTACGACAAAGCGAAATTAAAAGTTCTTGTTGATATGTTCGGTCGCGAAACGGTAATGGAGCTAGACTTTAACCAAGTTCAAAAAATATAG
- the secE gene encoding preprotein translocase subunit SecE has product MSKVTNFLQEVGSEMRKTSWPKSKELTKYTVVVVSTVIVMALFFTAIDLGISELFRWFLSL; this is encoded by the coding sequence ATGAGTAAAGTAACAAACTTTTTACAAGAAGTCGGCTCGGAAATGCGCAAAACAAGTTGGCCGAAAAGTAAAGAGTTAACTAAGTATACGGTAGTAGTAGTTTCTACAGTTATCGTGATGGCGTTATTCTTTACAGCAATAGATTTAGGGATCTCGGAATTATTCCGTTGGTTCTTGTCTCTGTAA
- the rpmG gene encoding 50S ribosomal protein L33: MAKKVVLSCEKCGSRNYSVPKKEGATERLELKKFCSHCNEHTMHKQTL, encoded by the coding sequence ATGGCAAAGAAAGTCGTTTTAAGTTGTGAAAAATGCGGTTCAAGAAACTATAGCGTCCCGAAAAAAGAAGGGGCGACCGAGCGTTTAGAACTGAAGAAATTTTGCTCTCACTGCAATGAGCATACAATGCATAAACAAACGTTATAG
- the sigH gene encoding RNA polymerase sporulation sigma factor SigH gives MLKSEKLQIVLRFEHLTDEELVEQVHLGNTDALDFLISKYRLFVKAKARSYFLIGADKEDIIQEGMIGLYKAIRDFKEDKLASFRAFAELCITRQIITAIKTATRQKHIPLNSYVSLDKPIYDEESERTLMDIITSPISDDPEYLMINREDYLYLEEKMGEVLSELEQQVLVRYLEGQSYNEISEELDRHVKSIDNALQRVKRKLERHLELKEMT, from the coding sequence TTGCTTAAAAGTGAGAAGTTGCAAATAGTACTACGTTTTGAACATTTGACAGATGAAGAGCTTGTAGAACAAGTGCATCTAGGCAATACAGATGCGCTAGATTTTTTGATTTCAAAATACCGATTGTTTGTTAAAGCGAAAGCACGGTCGTATTTTTTAATTGGTGCGGACAAAGAAGATATAATTCAAGAAGGAATGATTGGTTTATATAAAGCGATTCGGGATTTCAAGGAGGACAAGCTGGCGTCATTCCGTGCCTTTGCAGAACTTTGCATTACACGGCAAATTATTACGGCGATTAAAACGGCTACTAGACAAAAGCATATTCCGCTAAATTCATATGTTTCTCTAGATAAGCCAATTTACGATGAAGAATCAGAGCGTACGCTGATGGATATTATTACGAGCCCGATTTCGGATGACCCGGAGTATTTGATGATCAATCGTGAAGATTATCTTTATTTGGAAGAGAAAATGGGTGAAGTATTAAGCGAACTCGAACAGCAAGTGCTCGTTCGTTATTTGGAAGGGCAATCTTATAATGAAATTTCTGAAGAATTGGACCGCCATGTAAAATCCATCGATAATGCATTACAGCGGGTGAAGCGCAAATTGGAGCGTCATCTTGAACTAAAAGAAATGACTTAA
- a CDS encoding NYN domain-containing protein has product MQNILLVDGYNMIGAWSELRPLREPHFEDARDRLIERMAEYKAHTGWRVIVVFDAHLVPGTEQLYIQHAVEVLYTRKNETADERIEKLSNELKGRKIQIHVATSDMTEQNVVFGHGALRKSARELEIEMQIIQSKISSKVKESTDEKPASRIKLSKEVELQFEKWRRGLK; this is encoded by the coding sequence ATGCAGAACATATTGCTAGTAGACGGCTATAACATGATCGGTGCATGGAGTGAGCTTCGTCCTTTACGCGAGCCTCACTTTGAAGATGCACGTGATCGGTTAATTGAACGAATGGCGGAGTATAAAGCACATACAGGCTGGCGCGTTATCGTTGTATTTGATGCCCATCTTGTCCCGGGTACTGAGCAACTGTATATTCAGCATGCCGTGGAAGTGCTTTATACACGTAAAAACGAAACAGCGGACGAGCGCATTGAAAAACTATCGAACGAATTAAAAGGGCGGAAAATCCAAATACATGTAGCAACATCCGATATGACAGAACAAAATGTTGTATTTGGTCACGGTGCATTAAGAAAATCTGCACGCGAGCTTGAAATTGAAATGCAAATTATTCAATCTAAAATTTCATCCAAAGTAAAAGAATCGACCGACGAAAAACCGGCCTCAAGGATTAAGCTATCTAAAGAAGTAGAACTGCAGTTTGAAAAATGGAGAAGAGGGCTCAAGTAA
- the rlmB gene encoding 23S rRNA (guanosine(2251)-2'-O)-methyltransferase RlmB: MAEKRQQNRKPRDFKGRDKKADTFKTHEKKQQDKPQSAQEEVTGEMIAGKNPVLEALRAGREINKLWIAEGVKKTGVQELMDLAKEQGVLVQFVPKQKVDKLAENHQGIVASVAAYDYAELDDLFNAAKAKNEDPFFLILDELEDPHNLGSIMRTADAIGAHGIIIPKRRAVGLTAVVAKASTGAIEHVPVVRVTNLAQTVDELKERGVWIAGTDAKGSADYRKMDATLPLALIIGSEGKGMSRLLKDKCDFLYHLPMVGHVTSLNASVAAALLMYEVYRKRQEANG, encoded by the coding sequence ATGGCAGAGAAAAGACAGCAAAATCGTAAACCAAGAGATTTTAAAGGACGCGATAAAAAAGCGGATACTTTTAAAACTCATGAGAAAAAGCAACAAGATAAACCGCAATCTGCCCAGGAAGAAGTAACGGGAGAAATGATTGCAGGGAAAAACCCGGTACTTGAAGCACTTCGCGCAGGCCGTGAAATCAATAAATTATGGATTGCTGAAGGCGTGAAGAAAACAGGTGTACAGGAGTTAATGGACTTGGCGAAAGAGCAAGGTGTCCTCGTGCAGTTTGTACCAAAGCAAAAAGTCGATAAGCTGGCAGAAAATCATCAGGGAATCGTGGCATCGGTCGCGGCATATGACTATGCAGAACTGGATGATTTATTTAACGCGGCGAAGGCCAAAAACGAAGACCCGTTCTTTTTAATATTGGACGAGCTGGAAGATCCGCATAACCTAGGATCAATTATGCGTACAGCAGATGCAATCGGTGCACATGGAATCATCATTCCAAAGCGTCGCGCAGTCGGTCTGACAGCAGTTGTTGCTAAAGCTTCCACAGGTGCCATCGAGCATGTACCTGTTGTGCGTGTGACCAACTTAGCCCAAACGGTGGATGAGCTGAAAGAACGTGGTGTATGGATTGCCGGAACAGATGCAAAAGGGTCGGCAGATTATCGTAAAATGGATGCAACATTACCGCTTGCGTTAATTATTGGTAGTGAAGGTAAGGGAATGAGCCGTCTATTAAAAGATAAATGTGACTTCTTATATCACTTACCAATGGTCGGTCATGTAACATCATTGAACGCTTCCGTAGCTGCGGCATTACTTATGTATGAAGTGTACCGCAAACGACAAGAAGCTAACGGATGA
- a CDS encoding Mini-ribonuclease 3, which translates to MQNLTPHDVIQLNALALAYMGDAVLEQRIREHLILSGRAKPNTLHKEATKYVSAKSQSNIVHRMIEENYLTEEEQAVFRRGRNAKSGSVPKNTDVRTYRNSSGFEAVLGFLFLCKEHHRANEIIDYAIEIVEQVKGV; encoded by the coding sequence ATGCAAAATTTAACACCCCATGATGTCATACAGCTAAATGCACTGGCGCTCGCCTATATGGGCGACGCCGTGCTGGAACAAAGAATTCGGGAACATTTAATATTGTCGGGCCGTGCGAAGCCTAACACACTTCATAAAGAAGCGACGAAATACGTTTCAGCCAAGTCCCAGTCCAATATTGTACATCGCATGATCGAAGAAAATTATTTAACAGAAGAAGAGCAAGCTGTTTTCCGTAGAGGACGCAATGCCAAATCAGGATCTGTTCCGAAAAATACAGATGTACGCACATACCGTAATAGCTCAGGGTTTGAAGCGGTTTTAGGCTTCCTATTCCTTTGCAAAGAACATCATCGCGCAAATGAAATAATCGATTACGCAATCGAAATTGTTGAACAGGTAAAAGGAGTGTAA